One stretch of Manis pentadactyla isolate mManPen7 chromosome 10, mManPen7.hap1, whole genome shotgun sequence DNA includes these proteins:
- the LOC130685118 gene encoding olfactory receptor 6C3-like has product MKNHTVPTEFILLGLSDDPEFQIVIFLFLIITYILSITGNLAIITLTLVDSHLQTPMYFFLRNFSILEISFTTVCIPRFLGSIITRDKTISYNNCTAQLFFFIFMGILFLSSIISYHEFYLLTAMSYDRYVAICKPLSYATIMNERVCVLLVFCAWLAGFLNIFPPVILFLQLDYCGSNVIDHFACDYFPLLQLSCSDTWLLEVIGFYSAIVILLFTLALIILSYMFIVRTILKLPSASQRKKAFSTCSSHMIVISISYGSCIFMYANPSAKEKASFTKGVAILNTSVAPMMNPFIYTLRNQQVKQAFKDTIQKAMFLSGK; this is encoded by the coding sequence TCATTCTTCTAGGGCTGTCAGATGACCCAGAGTTTCAGattgtgatttttctctttttaattatcACATATATACTAAGTATCACTGGAAATTTGGCCATCATAACTCTGACCTTGGTGGACTCCCATCTACAGACCCCTATGTATTTCTTCCTCAGGAACTTCTCCATATTAGAAATATCCTTTACAACTGTCTGTATTCCTAGGTTTCTGGGCTCAATTATCACCAGAGATAAAACAATTTCATACAACAATTGTACAGCTCAGTTGTTTTTCTTCATCTTCAtgggcattttatttttatcttctatcATATCTTATCATGAATTTTATCTTCTAACCGCCATGTCGTATGACCGgtacgtggccatctgcaagcccctgAGTTATGCGACCATCATGAACGAAAGAGTCTGCGTATTGCTTGTCTTTTGTGCTTGGCTGGCAGGATTCTTAAATATCTTCCCACCAGTTATTCTTTTTCTCCAGTTAGATTACTGTGGCTCCAATGTCATTGATCACTTTGCTTGTGATTATTTTCCCCTCTTGCAATTATCCTGCTCAGACACATGGCTCCTAGAAGTGATTGGTTTTTATTCTGCAATAGTGATTCTGCTTTTCACATTGGCATTAATAATTCTATCCTATATGTTCATCGTTAGGACAATTCTGAAACTGCCTTCTGCCAGTCAGAGAAAAAAGGCATTTTCTACATGCTCCTCTCACATGATTGTCATTTCCATCTCTTACGGAAGCTGCATATTCATGTATGCTAACCCCTCAGCAAAAGAAAAGGCATCATTCACCAAAGGAGTAGCTATTCTGAATACTTCTGTTGCTCCCATGATGAATCCATTCATATATACCCTAAGGAACCAGCAGGTGAAGCAAGCCTTTAAGGACACTATCCAAAAGGCTATGTTTCTCTCTGGTAAATGA